The DNA sequence CTCTGGGGACTTTGTTTGAAAAAGGACCTTTCACCTCTGGGATTCCAGGTTACTGCTGGCATTTATTTGAAACCTTCTGAGACCAGCTCCTTCGCCAGAATTCGAGACTCCCAGAGGACCCCACTGCGGGAATCAGCGCCTCCCTCCCGCTGCCACCGAGGGCATCGTGCCTTTCAAGTCACCCCACATCTCAGGATTTCTTAGCTTTCCTCGAAGTGAGGAAAGCTACGGCCCTCACCCAGCCCCTACAGGGGGCTGTGTCTGTATAGCACGGGAGACATAGAACTGCTGTGGGGAAACATTCCCGGTCCGCGCAGGCCTCTCTGGTCTCAGGAGGGACCGTGACCCCGACCCCCTGAAGGCGCGTCCCGACGCCACCCTCCCGCGGCTCAGACAAAGGACCAGAACCCTGGCACGCCTCCCACTCACCGCTCAGATAGTTGGTCCACTTGTACAGCACCCCCTCCATGGCGCCCGCGGCCACCTTGCCCTCGCCTGCCGGCCCCCTcactgccccaggccccaggaggCGAGGAGCACCGGCAGCAGGGCCATTGCCCGGCGCTGCCGAGCCGGCCACTCCCGGCGCCTAGGCCCGGTGCGGGGACACCCTGCGGGCCTCACATCCCGGGCCCGGGGGCGGGGTCACTGTGACGGCCTCCGCACGTGAGGACGCAGCCGGCCGGTGGCCCGGCGCGGCGGGCCCGGCGCGCTGTCCTCAAGGAGGTCAAGGCACTGGGTGGGTCCGAGGGGCGGCTGAAGCCACCCAAATGTCCCGAGTGAAGGAGCTGGTTGCTGGCGGCGCCACGACGCTCTACCTGAGTCCTCGACCCACGGAGCTCGGGGCCCGCTCGCGCATGCTCAGTGCACCGCTTGCGCGTCTGTTCCCAAAATCCACCCCGGGGTTTAGAGGCGCCGGCGCCATGGCTGATgtagtgagagaggcccgcgggGAAAATGAGTCCTGGGAGGCAGGCTTGGGACTAAAGGCAGGGtgagaagggaggaggaaggcCTCTGGGACAACGGTGCAACACAGTCCTGACTCAATGGTGCCGTAGATGGGTTCCATCACCAGATGTTTGGGAGCCACCGTGGCCCCTTAGGGTGCCCCCTGGATTCTAGTCTTCAGAATTCAATTCTTATTCCAAGGCTAATTAATCCTACGCACTTAAAGACTATTGAGGTACCCAACAATAAGGCGTACGGAGATGATGGGAATTTCACGATAGAATACTGTGGGTGGCCAGCGAGCGTAAACAGATGTTGTCTAAACTGTAAAACCTCGCTACAGGAAGTGTGGTCCGCGCACGGCAGCACTGACATCACCTAGGAGCTTCTCGGAATTGTAGGATCTCGCCACAAGCCCAGGACCTCCCGAATCGaactttgcattttaacaagatctctcggGGGATTCCTATGCATATGAAAGTGTGAGAAAGGACTGTGCTAAGGATATTTGACTAGGGAAAATGTTAACTATAGATTTCAGTGGTAAAAGCAGGTTACGAAACACAGTATACAATAGGATCCTAATTGTTTTAGGCATATGTCACAAAACCATGCCCCAAAATGTTAAGATGATTATTTCTGGATGGTGGCGTTACAGGagatctttttcctttctttctttttctttagtgtaaggttaccagatttagcaaataaaaacagaacaatgaattcgttgtttacctgaaattcaaatttaattcgGCTCCTTTATTTTAACTGGAAACTCTAGTGCTTTCCAGTTTCTTCCAAATCGACAATGAACACGTATTGCTTTTGAAATTATgcgaaaaatgtaaaattaaaaattttaaagaaagatgagCCTGTGTAACTCGTAACTGTGATTACTACTTCTTGAAAGCGGAGGTCTGCACGTCCTTATCCTTGATAGAGGCTATTACTGACCCTCTACACTAAGGTCCTCCAAAATTATTAGCAGCCATAATGTTTTGCGGCGTTGTAGAATGAATCAGAAGATGGTTTGATGGCGGAGCTCAGTTGCTTTTGGGGCTGAACAACCTTAAGCAGGACGCTTAACCTCTCCTAGCCAAAATATACTTATCTTTTAATGGGATATAAGAATCTGCCTTACCGGCAGTGTAGAGAGGCTCACGAAGAACGGGAAAGCACTTTGTGAAACCTAAACCACTGTTAAAGTCTTTATCGTTCATATCCTAAGTTAAATAATAAGCAATTACTATTGGGGGGCCTCTCACCAACTGTGAGGGTAAACGAGTCTTTCCTGAGACCTTGGACTTCACACCCTGGCCGGGTTCTTTACAGCTGTGAATCTGTCGAAGTTTCCGGTTAGCTCCGCGTTCCACCCCTCTCTCAAAGTCCGAGGTTGTGGAATTCTGTAATCCTCCGGGTTCCAGGACCTCACCGGGTGGTTCGCCTCTGCGCTACCGCCCTGCTCGGCCGGGTGGTAAATTACATTGTTGTAGAGTCATTGGCTTGAGAGGCTCCTGAGGGACAGCACCGCAAGCCAACGGGAGCTCGCGCTTTCCAGGGGGCAGTGTTGTAAGAGCCAGTCAAGGGCCGGGTTTGGGTTTAACTCTTTAGCGGTGAGTTCGCAGTGCGTGGGAAAGTTGTCGTGGTGAATGTGCCACGTCTGCTAGGAAGGGGGAGTCATGAACTTGCCAGAGGCTGTTGTCTTTAAGTCTTCAACTACATCCTTAACTCTATGAGGTCGGGGGGccctttttgtgtttttgtagCAACTTGTTTCCCGCCCTGGTAACATGAGGCTTTTCTTGTGGAACGCGGTCCTGACGCTTTTAGTCACTTCTTTGAGTGGGGCTCTGATCCCTGAACCAGAAGTGAAGATTGAAGTGCTCCAGAAGCCGTTTATCTGCCATCGCAAGACCAAAGGAGGGGATTTGATGTTGGTCCACTATGAAGGCTACTTAGAAAAGGACGGCTCCTTATTTCACTCCACGTGAGTAATTATATCCTGCAGGTAAAATAGTAAAGAACCCACCCACATATGCCAGCTCTTGGGCAGGAACAGTGCCGTGTACCAGCTTTATCCCTcttgaaaaaaactgaaatatctAATTTCTTAGTTTGGGGAAAGGAAATTGTTTAAAGCCTATCTTATATAACAAGGACTTTGAAGGTCTTATCAGAAACATGTGGTCAGGATAaagcagtaatttttttaattataaaaattagaacTAGAATTTCTGAAATGCTGTAGAAATATCTAGGTGTATAATTAGGTAATAAGTAGAAAAGCCTTAAAGGAATTCTCATTTCTCAAACTTTGTTCCTGAGGGAAACTAActcaattccatttttattttggtgtAGGTGAAATTTACTTAAACTTTTCATAGCAACTTCATGAGCAGAATATACAATCATTTATTTGCTTGTTGTAGGTTATGTTAATGCTAGTCCATTGACCTAACTTTCTGATAGATGCCACTTTGGTCAAGGCACAGGACCACgatttgtttcattatttgtttctttctagaAATTCAAAGACTTCATTGATGGGTGTGGGTGTGGTTATGGAAGATTAATTCAATACCTACAGTGAAGGATTTTCAGGTGGTTACACTAtcactatttctgttttataaagaaagaaattgcaaCATGGAAAACTTTTACAAGTGTAATGATTTCCAATTAGGCATTGATTCTCCAATTCCATTCCAAAAGTATTTACTGAACGTTTCTTTATGTTAGGCCCTTTGTTTGTCACTAGGGAGATTTTAAAATCTGgcttctctccatcctcatccattcattcatctattcatcaaTCAAATCCTTAATGAGTCAGGCCCTGGGGATGCAAAGATGACTAAGAGTGGGTTCTTCTCCTCTAGAAGAACACTGTCTACAGCAGGGAGGAAGGCAACTCATGATGTAAAGTACAGAATGTTCAAAGTGCTCACAAAGCATAATGGACTCTGGACATAATCATGCCCTGAGAGATGGGGAAAGAGAACGACTTCCCAGAGATCATAATTGAGATGGGCCTTGAAAGATGGGTGGAGGTTTCTTGGTGGAGAATGAGGACGGGAGGACATCCCAGGTAGGGGGAATGTCGTGAACTAAAGCAGTGAAGCTTCGTGGCCCTTCCTAGACCTCGTTTTCTGATAAACTACCTTTACTGGGCATTCCGATCTGGTCTGTCATGAGGTTCTGAAGTCAGTGGCACTCTTCTCTGAACTCCGTTAGCCTTTGCAAAAAGTTCCAAGATGAGGGCATGCCATAGAATTCTCAACAGCCCAATCTTTTTTTATCAACAAGGCCGGTGCCACAGTGGACAGTAAACAATATTATGATTTGCATTTGAAACTTccaattacattttttatttttagtctgaTCTTTTTTAGACCCAGCCTGCTTTCTTTCAGGTCTCAGAACCAAAAGCCTGTGTGGACCCTGGTGGTAACCGCTTGACATTATTTAGCACTTTGCTACTAAAGTTCTAGTACCTGAAGAGGGGAATATTGTCATGCAGCCTCCATGTAAATGGCCCAGACCTGCTAACTCTCAGTATTATAAAGAAGTACCATCAAATGATCAGTTTATAAAGCATGTTCATTACTTCGAGACCCGTAGCCTATGTGGTAAATACCCTAAGTCCTTTACCATGACAAGAAACGTGCCAAAACTGTAGGCAGTGCTGGGTGGtagattcttctttctttattcttttctagcCTTCCCCTATTTTCTGTGGTTGCCATTTTGCTACTTTGATCTTGggggaaattaaggaaaagaaGTGATGGCCTTTACCTAGATTTAGTAACCATGGTACCTGTGAAGCCTAGTAGAGTGACTTCCGTTTCTCAACTACAAGATATCCTTGAATGGGACACTTTCCTTATTGCACTAAGAGGGAGCTAACTGGGGCTCAGACACTACTCAGCCCACAAGCCCCTCCAGTAGCTCAGCAGGTTGGTTTTCTTAGGCTGGCCTCTCTCTAACTCATAAGCCAGGATATCTTGACCATTTCCTTCTTCCCCAGTCCTTGAGGGGCCACTTCTCCAGACTTCCTTGCATAGCCCCACAATAAACGCCTGGGGAGAGAACTAGGCCAGGGTCTGAGTGGGAATTCAGGGTTGAAGAGCAGCCTCTTGCACCTATCAGAGCCATCAGCAGGCTATACATCAGGAAAGGTTATAGGCAGGATATAAGACACTGCGCTCCTGACTCCACTGTGCATGTGGGCATGGACCCGTGAGCATTGGCAGTAAATTCTTAGCTTCTCATTCTCCTTCCCAAACTCAtccattttccattattttatcccTTTTCTGCATCCTAGTGGTCTTCCTGGGACAGCATCATTTTGTGATTAAGACTTTGAACTTTGGAGTTGGGTCAGATACTGGCACACTCCTCTGTACAATGGGGTAATAATGGTACTTATCTCATATTATCATTGTTAGACTTAAAAGAAGCAAAGCATTTAGGATAATACCTGTATACAGTAaatgctgagagtttttattattattccctcTGCCAGCTCTAGCAACTTCAGCTATGTGAAATTTGCATCAAGAAAGGTGGGAAGTGAAGTGAATTACTATAGAGTTTGACATGTGCATGTGTGctattttcattaatttccaaACTAATAAAATTAATCAGTCATGGGTGGCAATGTTACACCACAGCAATAAAAAAGTAATGATAAAGTTACTAAGGAGTTctaatgtgttttctttctaCTGTAGTCACAAACATAACAATGGTCAGCCTATTTGGTTTACCCTGGGCATCCTGGAGGCTCTCAAAGGttgggaccagggcttgaagggAATGTGtgtaggagagaagagaaagctcaTCATTCCTCCTGCCTTGGGctatggaaaagaaggaaaaggtaaTAACAATTCTACATTTTTACTACAGCATTAGAATTCTTCTCTGGATTAGGGATAGAAGTTACTAActactatgtatttttttctagaagtaAATAGAGGACTTGTATATCTTAGGAAAATATAATTGTCTTGATTAGCATTTGAGTTGGCCAATTAAGGCCATAATAGGTAAATGGTCAACTGAGCTAATAAGGAAAATCGTTCTGTAATCTCAACTCTATTATTAATATTGCTCACCAATATggcgggttttgtttgtttgtttggggccACACCAcctgacatgtgggatcttagttccccaaccagggatcgaacccatgccctctgcagtggaagcacagagtcttaactactagaccgccagggaagcccctggtggttttttttttaatggtggtaTTATTTCCATAACATgatgtttaccattttaaccatttttaagtgtacagttcagtggcattaagtacattcacattgttgtgccagcgtcaccactatccatctctaAGACTTTTTTATCCTCCCCAGTTGAAACTTACCAATTTGTTTTCACAATGCAAAAAGAAAGACTACTCAACGTAATTGTTTTGATGAGTCAAACATTTGAAATATAGATTATTAAGGCATTAAATGCAGTTTTAGATGTGGGCTGTGTGTGACTCACAAATGAAGTCTCCCACGACAGAGCTCTTATGGGAGTtaattttcatctttgttttaaagttgttttataaagtttttgataatttatttaaatgaataatgGAGTGACATGAAATGAGTTTAATAAAGCAGAAGCAAGTGGGCTAGTTGGTCCAGGGAGCCTTTGTGCTAGCTGTTCTAGGGCAGCCAATAACACCTGTTGTTTAGGTGGGAACCCATGCAGTTTTCCAAAGGGCTATTTACAAGAAGCCTGAAGATGTTTACATTCATGTATCCTGTAATTCCTTTATTAGAATCTTACCTAAGGGAATAGTCTGATATTGGGAGAAAGGTTCATAAACAGGGATGTCCATCACTTGTTATTTCTAATAGCAAAAAGAATGGAACCATCTTAAGTGTATAATGAAAAGGGTGTATCTAGATAAAATATGGcccagttatttttaaatggcattttaaagattttaaaaattacatctaaAATATGTGtgatataatgttatatttataaaggtagaaaatgaagatatatatattatgatagtaagtattaggaaaaaatatatacacatacaaagtgaatcacaaggaaataaataagaatgtTAATAATGGACAGTGGTTCTgggagttatttttatttctggttcTGTCTCTTCCACATTCCCTACAATGGGCACATATTatataatgagaaagaaaaaaaattttaagaagttaTCAGAACTAGACAGAAAACCACTCTGACATAGTAGAAACACAGACTTCACAGCATCCTGAAGTCCAAGCTTAACCATTTACAAGGTGGGGATTATGATTTCCTAGCCCCAGTGTACTGGGAAGAAAATAGATGTCATATGTGAAGTATTACATATTCTAAATGGATCTTGCTATGTAAATCTTATGCATAGAATAGGATTTACTAACAAAATtcaattcttattttaataatgatCCTTTTAGAGAAGTCAAGTATCTAGAAAATGTTTCTCTGatgtttaaacatttctttcacttTCCTGTATCTTTGTCTCacctttaatatttatgtatatagtatgagtccatttctctttctccataCTCTATttgacttgattttattttataacaagtAGAGATCTGAATCTGAGTCATTTCCTTCAAACAGAATACCATGAAACTAGTTCTGCTAATACGTATTTAAACACtaattttgtagttttttagTACCATGTTTGCATGCCTCCTTTTGGAAAGCTACCAGTTTTATCGATGACCTCTAGTGCATGCCCTTCTCTGTCTAGATCTGGAACGGTAAGCTTCGGCACACAGTGTAAGTTTTGTTCTTTTGGTGCTTACAGATGCTCTTTAATGGGATGAGGGGGTGGGGCACTGAGAAATATTTGTAATGTTTACCCGGACCTGCATGTTAAATATAGTTATAAAGAAacacattgaaaaaaaattgtacatgtttcccagaagttttttgtttgttttggtttggcttttttttaagGTCCCTGGGGCTTTAACAAAGctcttttcactttaaaaaatttttatctccCTTCTCAGAAATTTGCTTTAATGTCTCCCCTCCCATGGAACTTCCTTAACATGTGTTAAATTtgcttccagatgagaaaactgaggcttaaagaggggCAGATGTGAGCCTCAATCCCAGTGTGAAACCAGAGCTCGTTCAGTTATATACTGCCTCCCAGTGGTGGAAACGGCAGTACTATATGTATTTCTAGGCCAGGACTTTTTGACCCAAAAGTTAGTAAATCATTTGTACTATAATTAACTCTGAATTATCTAAAGCCCATTAAGTCATTCTTGACATATAATATGTAACCTCttaattatatttgaaatttaataCTCAGACCATGAggcatatctgtgtgtgtgtgcaaaacaatttttaattgcAAAGCCAAAAACACATTGTTTTTGATCTAATAGTTTGGattgttccttatttattttgtttgaataAACTATAAGTAATTTCTATATATGGGACAATCTTAGAAAGGCTCtttatttaattcaattaaaaCAGTATTTTGTTCAGTACCACAAGTTTTCTATCATCAAAACTTTGGAATCTATTTAATAAAACTTAACCCCTCTCTCTCTTCATGTCAGGTAAAATTCCTCCGGAGAGTACACTGATATTCAACATCGATCTCCTAGAGATTCGAAATGGACCAAGGTCCCATGAATCATTCCAAGAAATGGATCTTAATGATGACTGGAAACTCTCTAAAGATGAGgtgatctttcctttttctttcttcctttcttcctttctctctttccttctctctctccccctcttccttttttcctcccttcctcccttcctttcttttagctcactttttaagaaatatattttaaaataaaatttatttttatttgtgtaaaGTGTTATTTATAAGTTTTCTTAAACACTGATGCTTTGAAAATTGACTTTTTTTCATAGGAAATCATTGTTTTGGAGAGAAATATATTgagacttttcattcttttgctttttttctccttaatgcTTAGGGTTCAGTGTATGTTGCTCTCGCCCTGAGTTTTTGAAGATCTATTTTGCCAAGACAATTCCCGTTTTGGAGCTACGATATAAGAAACATAGATGCCCTGCAAAATATCTCACATGGACAGTTTCTGTTTAAAACTTTAGACTGGCTGTTAAATGAGTTGCATAGTGATTTTCTAGCAGTTAGCATCAGCAAGCCGATCACATGCTCAGTTTTGCTCAGGTTAGGAGACCCCAGTCTGGATTTTCCACAGTAGGAGACCTTTCCTAGCCCGCACAGGGTCCTGGTGTTGagtaagaagaaaggaagaagacttCTCTCTATAATTTATTTAGGTGTTTGCAGCCGTTGCTACACATACCTGTCTTAGTCTGGCTTCTGTGGGGAAAGAAGTGGAGGTAGATATCTAGCCCTATGTTTTTTGTCTACCCATATTCTCCATTCTGGCTTGGCTGATCAGAAATCAAGTCCCTTTTTATGCTTTCATCAATTTCATTCTAATGGCTAGGAAAtgactgtcttttttaaaaaatataaatttatttatttgtttatttttggctgtgttgggtctttgttgctgcgcgcgggctttctctagttgcagcaaggggggcgggctactcttcgttgcagtgcatgggcttctcattgcagtggcttctcttgctgtggagcacgggctctaggcatgtgggcttcagtagttgtggctcgtgagctctagagcgcaggctcagtagttgtggtgcacgggcttagttgctctgcagcatgtgggatcttgccagactggggatcaaacccgtgtcccctgcactggcaggcgaattcttatccagtgcgccaccagggaagtcccaatgattAAGTGTTAAGACATGTTGTTATAAACCGCAGGGTCATGATCCACAGCTACTAAATTCATAACAACTCAGAGTGTTATCAGTCATGGACTTTTTTCTATCGAAGATAAATTTGAATtccctttcattaaaaaaatcttgaataaaaaacattcacatggttcaaaaaaatcaattcagggcttccctggtggcgcagtggttgagagtccgcctgctgatgcaggggacacaggttcgtgccccagtccgggaagatcccacatgccgtgcagcggttgggcccatgagccatggccgctgagtctgcgcgtccggagcctgtgctccgcaacgggagaggccacaacagtgagaggcccgcgtacccaaaaaaaaaaaaaaaaaaaaaaattcaatataaaaagatttattaagaAGTCATTCTCCCACCCACATCCTCTTCTACCATGTGACCTCCCCCTTCATATCCAGTTTTACTAGTTTCTAACAAACCCTTCCAGTGTTTCTTTATGTAAATACTAGCAAGCatgaatatatattcttatttcccCCTTGCTTACACAAGAAGTAGCATACTATACATACTGTTTGACATCTCACTTTATTTACACAATATACCCTGGAGACGTGCTCTACATTAGTCCATAGAGTTTCATTATTACTGCCCCccgcccctttttttttttttttgcggtatgtgggcctctcactgttgtggcctctcctgctgcggagcacaggctctggacgcgcaggctcagtggccgtggctcacgggcccagccgctctgcagcatgtgggatcttcccagaccggggcacgaacccgtgtcccctgcatcggcagccggattctcaaccactgcgccaccagggaagcagccCCCGCCCCCGCTTTTTAACAACGGCATTAAATCCCcttaatcttaaaaataaatacacactaTATGTTTGCATGTTGGTGGtagggggaggagagaagattTGAAAGTGCTGATCTAACAGAGGAATAATAGGGATatgattcaaaatgaaaatataggttGAATTGCATTATGGTGAATCTAGTAGGTAACTGAGGgcaatattttgtttatatatttaaatatctgtataaaaatggaaacttttaGTCTTAAATACTCATCAGGCTGGATTTTGCTTTAATTTCTGAGATCGGAAGGTCATGTGGAGTGATTACAGCCAGTCCACAGCAGGTACTATTCCCAGACGcctacttaaaatttaaaaaggccaTCATTTAATCTGATTTTAAGAGAAATATCTGGAATTCTGACCCTTCTTAGGAAATAAGATCTGGATAATTTGGTGGATTGAAAGATAGCAGTCTTTCAAATGCTTGGCTTTATTTAGACTCGGATTAAGAACACGTAATATGCTTTCACTGTGTGTTTTTCCCATGATATAAGCCATATCTTTGCCTCTGAGCAATATTTTGTGTCTCTACTGTAGCACTATAGCAACAGCTTTTAAGGGGAaaaattccttttaattcttttactaTCATTAGAAATATATCATAAGGTAGTTGTTTAGTAGTTGTTAACTAAATGCACTACCCGTCCAGTCTATGATACTGATTGGCTCGATGTGGGTGTCCTATGAATTAGAATTATTAATGTGACCCATTATTTTGTAGGTTAAAGTGTATTTAAAGAAGGAGTTTGAAAAGCATGGTGCAGTGGTGAACGAAAGTCATCATGATGTTTTGGTGGAggatatttttgataaagaagatgAAGACAAAGATGGATTTATATCTGCCAGAGAATTTACATATAAACATGATGAATTATAGACACACGTCTGCCCATTTTATATAGCATCCATCCTTAAAAGAGAGGGTAACCATCTTGAAAGAAAGTCTTATTTGTTAACTATGTTCTGTTCatgctttggtttttatttttatatatttttctgaatattattAGAAGAACCCCTTAGGGCTTCTAAGTACCCATTTCTTTCTGGTAGGttattaggaagaaaaaattgATTTGTCTTTGAATAGAAGACTTCTGGACCATTTTCCACTTTTACATATGAAGCCTTATGTTTTACCTGCTtacttgtaattttaaaatattgccacCGGGTGCACGCCCAACATAAGATCAGGTTATAGCACAAATCAGCACcctctgtttcttcttccctctgttttctcCAAGTTAGATGCTGATATTTGAAAAGCCTTTTGCAATAGCCCAAGGCTTATTATTTTCATGTTGTAATGAAACAAGTGTGTCTGTAagtgcctttgagtctctgcttgaggaaaaggggaaaatggtTGTTGAGCTCTACGTTTAAGAGTTACTGCTTTACTGAGGAGATGTGCAAAGCTGAAATGAGTAAAgttcataatttataaatatgtttacatTGAAATATTCTGCCTGGGATTTAAGCTACATAAGGTTAAGTTCCTAGTGATGAATGACCTATTGTGATTAATAGAACaaattatttatgtgtttatttcttcataataaaatgtGTCAAAGTATTGTAGAGGAGGTAAAGAGTTGTATTGAGTCAGTGTTTACTTTTTAAGGCTGGAAGATCACCCTTCCTGGTTCTTTAATTAACAAAGTCTATAACTAATGTATTATACTATAGTAACATTGTCTTATAAGAGAGATGagtaatacaataaaaattttcctATTTCTGACTCATCAAAAAAATGAGGCAGACCCACAGCAGCTACTACTGAATACAGGTCTATCCTGGATCAAAAAGTtgatgattttataattttatcttaaaTTGGAATTTTtccttaatactttaaaaaagtgcCCAAATCTCCATTTGCTAAGAAGAATCCTTTATAAGTTTACAAAGTGAtctcaagtgcatcattgtctgaTTCTCATTAGTCAGAAGCCTATGGAAAAAAGAGGATAGATCTTAATgtacctattttatagatgagggaattgTCATTAAGAGAGACTGACTGTTGTGCCCAAGGTCAACAACTAACTTATAGAACCAGATTTCTGTCCCCAAGTTAAGTATGTTTCTACTGCCCTCgacttttgaaaaagtaaaaattttctttgaattcaTTGGGCCTAATTCCCTCTTCAGTTTGCTCTCCTAGCAGTCAACTCTGTTTTTTGTCTCTGGGTCCTTATCCTTTGAAGATAGTTAACTGGCTGTTTATGGTGCTTTTGAATTCCCATGATCCAGAAATGGCTCTGGTTTCATTGAATAATCTTGGGGTGAACACTGAATTGCCTCaaaaaacctaggggtgagagGGTCCAGGTGTGTGTCTTAGTCCTTTCATTCCTGTTTacctctaggttttttttttttttttaatacttataaaCAATTACTACATCATATATAGACTACTTTCACCAATTATATATTGACATTTTCGTCACTAAAACATAAAGTTCTTGAGAAGAACATAAATAACACCTTTGTCTGATGAAATCACCTATATTTAGAAAAGTCTTAAGTTGTCACTGCTGTTTTCCTCAACCTGGAGGTGTTATAAGCCACAATACAGAAAGCTTTGGTCTGTATTATTGGGAGAAAGAAAGTAGCTTGTCCTGGGGTGCTATTTTGTATAAACATTACTGATGATGCTGTCTGTGGTAGAGcaagtaaagtaaaaagaattttGGTTATT is a window from the Orcinus orca chromosome 9, mOrcOrc1.1, whole genome shotgun sequence genome containing:
- the FKBP14 gene encoding peptidyl-prolyl cis-trans isomerase FKBP14 isoform X2, translated to MRLFLWNAVLTLLVTSLSGALIPEPEVKIEVLQKPFICHRKTKGGDLMLVHYEGYLEKDGSLFHSTHKHNNGQPIWFTLGILEALKGWDQGLKGMCVGEKRKLIIPPALGYGKEGKGKIPPESTLIFNIDLLEIRNGPRSHESFQEMDLNDDWKLSKDEGSVYVALALSF
- the FKBP14 gene encoding peptidyl-prolyl cis-trans isomerase FKBP14 isoform X1, which encodes MRLFLWNAVLTLLVTSLSGALIPEPEVKIEVLQKPFICHRKTKGGDLMLVHYEGYLEKDGSLFHSTHKHNNGQPIWFTLGILEALKGWDQGLKGMCVGEKRKLIIPPALGYGKEGKGKIPPESTLIFNIDLLEIRNGPRSHESFQEMDLNDDWKLSKDEVKVYLKKEFEKHGAVVNESHHDVLVEDIFDKEDEDKDGFISAREFTYKHDEL